In Corylus avellana chromosome ca8, CavTom2PMs-1.0, the genomic stretch ctttaggtttcgctttctttctttcagtTGTAATCGGTTTTACAgatcttttttaatattaatgttGTCGGTAATTCTGGTTGCAGGTTGAGTTCTACTTCAGCGACAGCAATCTTCCAAGGGATACTTTTCTCAAGAAAACCATCAGCGAAAGCGAACATGGAAGTATCCTTTGCGCTTCAATAATTTTATTGCTTTTCTCTCTAAACCATCCCTCTGTTTGTgtgcgtatatatatatgtgtgtgtgtgtagatTCTTTGTGGGGAAAGTTTTCCGAGAAAATAACATGTTTTGGTGTAAATACATGTTTCTATTCCCCTTCAAAGGAATTTGAAGAATCGCTATTTAAGTATGAATGAAGTATTAATCTaaaaagttcttttttattattttctttttcttttcgcTTGACTATATTCCAGGAAATATTTTCATGGAGTTTAACGGATATTTGGTTTTGAGGCTCagttttctcacttttttttctctatctttccttagatttggggTTTTGGTTTATGGTTTAATTTTAGTTGAATATTGTTTCACTGCATCCCCTTTTGTTGAACTTGACTGTGAGTATAGTGGTGGATTTGGCTTTGATATGTTCTTTTACTCGGATGAGAGGTCATCTGAACTTGGAGAACGTGAAGCCTGATGATGTCCCAGAAGATACAGTCAAGGCCGTTGCCGAAACTTTGAAAAAATCTACTTCTCTAAAAGTTTCCGAAGATGGTGAGTTTTGGGCTCTCGCTATTCCTATGTGCTCTAATGCATTCGCATTGCCCTTGTAtacatcatatttttcattatttgcaATATTGTCCCCGTATTGGAATGTGAGAAAAGTAAAAAACGCTGAATAAAGTATAGTAGAGTTTTCTGCCGTAGATGAATCAGGTTTCTAACTGTTCCAGGAGCTGGAAGGACATTTTAGttctctttctattttgggTGAATTTCCCTGGGTAAACCTGACTATGATGGGCAAATaccattagaaaaattttcttttcctttttgtttatgttCTGTTTTTGGATGAGATAGTGTAGGAAAAATCTATTTAATTTCATGTCTATATTATTTGAGGCCTGAGAACATTGAAACCTACGTTTAAATTATGCTTGATTCAGCTATTTCACTTAGTTGTCCCTGAAATTATAAAGAGTCGGGAATTTGTTATCACAATTCAATATTGTGAATCAATTAAAGGATCAAACTTAAttgatgttattattattattattatttttttatctatctGACTTCTAGGTGCATCAGTGGTTAAGTAAATGAATGTAACTTACCTCTGCATTGGTTATGTTGAGGATGCATATTTcatgcttttcttttatttggtttttgcaTTTCAGGGAAAAAGGTTGGTAGGACAACTGAACTCCCAAAGCCGGAAGATGTAATAGAGCAGTTAGACATAAGAACAATAGCTGCATCACCACTTGGGTATGATGTGACTCAAGAAGATTTGGAGAATTTCTTTGGTCAATTTTCCAAGGTATTGATTACCCCATTTCATTGTATTTTAGTAAGAAACTTAGGTTGTAGCGTGGTATCTTGGCATCAATACTCTGAGGCATGCTTGTTCTGTTGTTCTTTTAGCTGTCACGAGAATGTATTTACTCTGTTTTGCTGATCCTCTGCCTtctgaattaattaattatactgACTATTGTATTGAATTCAGTTTGCTGGAATCACTTTCTTTTACCCTGCTTGGGTTAATTATTGACATTATTTTATAAGCAGATTAACTAAATTCCATTGAGATTCAAAAGtgcttcattttattttcacaGCGATTAAGTTGACAATTTCGATGAGATTTGATTGGTATAGGCTGCTCTTTATGGTTAGTTAAATTGAACAGTGTGATTGGAGACCTAGGTTGGAGGAGGTTAGGATTTCAAAACATTGAGCCTTAGTGAGTGTTGCCTTCTGCCTTCGGTATGTGATTAAGTGAAAATTGCTATATTCTCCTCTCTCGCCTATAACTTTGGTGAGAACCAACCAGGGGCAAGCATATGAAAGCTTCTTTTCAGAGGgaaattatgaagaaaaaaaagcttcTTTTTAGAGGGAGATCccatatttctttaaaaaacgcTTCTTCCTGAACTTCTTGTGAAAATGGAAGCAAGGTCATTGCTGTCATTTATAGGCAAAATCATCCACTTCCCTATGATAATTAGACATCCAGTTAACATAAGAGCCCTAGAAAGTGGGAGATTTCCTATTTCTTTTAGAAACGCTTCTCCCTAAACTTCTTGTGGAACTGGAAGCAAAGTCATTGCTGTCATTTATAGGCGAAACATCCACTTCCCTATGATAATTAGACATCCAGTTAACATATGATCCCTAGAAAGTGGTGAAGTATCTGATACTGTCATTAGATTTTCTCGAAAGGGCACATATACAGGTTTGGATGAGGGAGACACATCTCATGATCAAAAACAAGATTGAGCTCTCTACATCTTTTAGACATCCACTTTCCTATGATAATTAGACATCCAGTTAACATAGAGCCCAAGAAAGTGGTGAAGTATCTGATAATGTCATAAGATTTTCTCAAAAGGGTACATGTACAGGTTTGGATGAGGGAGACATCTCGTGATCAGAAACAAAGTTGAGCTCTCTAAATATTTTATGGCAAACAAGCTGTGCTTATTTTAAAGCTGGTTTCAAATGCTAGTTCTTTGGAATTTTGTGCTAgtaaaaatctaataattatgTTAATCTTTTACTAAAATTGTCTGTTGGCATTGGATCTTGTGCCTTAATATACTAAAAAGGTATCTGCTATCTTTAGTCATGCTTCTCTATATATACTTATGAAAAATGCTTCTCTATATGAGCTTTTTTAACTTGTTTCAGGTTAATAGTTTGAGACTGCCCCGTCATGTTGGGGACAAGAGGTTCTTTTGCGGTACTGCTTTGATTGAGTTTTCAACAGAGGAAGAAGCTGAAAAGGTTTTGAAGCAAAGCTTGGTTTATGGGGGTGTTACATTAGAACTAAAACCGAAGTAAGTTGTGCTTTCTATTAACTTTCTtatggaaaattttgaaaaatgggaaaagtatTTAGTTTGAGTGCGTGTTGGTGGTaatatcttaattattttatctttgCTTGTGAATGAGTTCTATGAGGTTCTATTATGCGAATTTTATAggattaaaaatttcatgcattggtctttttttcttttcttttttttctctgttctttctAAAATTTATCTGTTTAATGGACAATAGTCCTATtgaaacacttaaaaaatttcagTGTTATAAAATGGTTTGTGTTCGTTTGTCACAGACAATTCTGAGAGCTATTGTCCCTATTGATGTTTATGTTCTTGATTCTCTttaccaaaagaagaaaacaacaaaaacagtGCAATATCTCATGCAATTTAATTTGTTGCTTTTGTTCAGCTCTTAAAAAGACATTTATTATCAACtaattgagaaaaaaatcaTGTTGCAAGATATtggtattttttattaaagatttAATGATTCAATTTGGattctttaatatttattttagacaTTGTGATGCAGGCTGTGAgaatcttgttttgttttatatttagttattattattttttttgttaattttaggtCTGTAATCTTCAGATTTTTGGTCCATTGCGTTATATTATGGCTTTCTTATATTGTTGGTTCTTTTACTTAGAGGTTTCTAATGATTATGTAGTTTAGGTATGGTAGTCAGTCCATAAGAGTTCTAAGTCCTATTATAGCTTTAAATAAGGACGTGAAGCTTTCTATTCATTGGACAACAAGCTTTATGACAATTTTGCAGCAATTATGCTCTTGAGGTTTATATGATGTAATCCTATCCAATGTATGATGCTTAGGTGCGATGTTTAAATTTATCCTTTTGTTCTTCCTtcctttctctttattttcaaaaattcatcCAATCTTCAAATACTACAATCTGACCTGGATTTCCtttaaaccctaaaatccctactttaaaaaacttaaaccaTCATCTTGGAACCAAAACCATCCAAAAGCAGCCTGCAGGTACTCTGCGTACTGCTTACGGTGCTATAAAAGCATCCTCTATGCTGCCATCCAATGTCATATGGGAACTTTTTGTCTATGCTTGTGCGGGAGCAGTATTTTTATCCTGGCATGTGTATCCTAACAAAAGAAGTTTCCAATTTCAGGAAGGATTTTGACATAGATAGAGCAAGAGAGACAGAAGAATATGAGAAGTCTCATTCCGTCAGGGGTTCAAATCGTAAGAATAACTCAAATGCAGAACCAAAGTAAGTAGCTGATTGCACTATGTATTTACCAATTTATCTTTCCTATCCTAGGTGTTTGATAACCTAGTTAAATCCATTTTAATGATGCAGCTACCCAAAAGGTTTGATTATTGCATTTACATTAAAGAGCATGTCAGATGGAGGCTCCACAGAACAAAATGGTACCAATGACACGGCCAATGATGATAAAATTGTTTGCAAAACAGGAGGAGGATTAGATTCCTCAAAAAATGAGACTAGAGTAACTGAAAAGATGgctgaaaaaaatattaatgaagaTGAAACCCCTggagaaaatattgaaaatgatAGAAAGGAAAAGGTTGATCAGAATAATGGTTTGGAGggtgaagaaaaagaaactgaaGAAATAGAGAAGTCTTCTGAAGGTGCCACTGAAATGAGTGACGAGAAAGAAGAGAAACGAACTGCTGCTTCCTTCATGGATGACATGAATGTTGTTTTGCGTGAGGATCTGAAGGATGTCTTTCAAAAGTATGGTACAGTCAAGGTATGAACTCTTCCTATTTTTTGTAGTTAAGATTTAAAACACCAAATGAAATAGACTTGGATGAGAAATTATCTTTTTGCCTCATTCTTTTCATGTCATTTCTTTCAGAGCCCTCTTGTCTCACTTTTTTCCATCTCTATTTTGATTGTAAAACGTGAACACTTATGCCAGCTCAAGTGGCCTGTGCTCTTGTTGGCAAATTTGCTTGGTCTTTCACCACTATTGTCCCAAATTAATTGGGACCATGCTTTCTATTGCTTAATTCTGACCTTTCTATCTGTATGTGCTTTTTTTCCATGAAGTTCATTGATTTCAAGATTGGAGCACCTTCAGGATACATTCGGTTTGAAGAACCTGAAGCAGCTCAGAAAGCTCGTGCTGCTGCAGTCCTCGCCGAACAAGAGGGTCTCCTTGTTAAGAGTTACATTGCCGTTCTGGAGCCAGTAACTGGTAGGCAGAaacttttttcttcatattttttgagGTTATATGGAAGTTCAGTATGGGAAATATACAGTTCATAAACTGAACTTTATTAACTTTCCTAGTTATCAACTTAGCAAGTTTAACCTGCTATGTCCAGCTGCTATTAAAGTTAGGATGGGAAATAATAGAGTTTATGAATTGAATGCCTCGGAGTGACATGCTTGGTGTTTGCTATTGATGTTGACATGTATACAATGAGAAAACATAGAAGCAGTTCGATTGAAGGTCTTCAATTAACTTAGCTGAATGTGGTTGATACTTGTATAGTGATGTCCATATTGTAGTTGCAGCTTCATAAATCATGATTTTCCTTGCAATGCTCAATATTTTAGCTACTATCCTTCCTTTTCTTGGGACTTGTCAGATTTATATATGGGAGATTTCCCTATGGGACAACTTATGAGAGTGAACAAGGCAATGCCTTCCTCTACTGTAAAGGCAACGTATATTCCTGACCTTTTTCAACGAGATGAAGCAACGTATTctgaatttttattgaattttggcATCGATACAGTTACCGTGGGGTTTTGTTTGGGGGTTATTTAGATTGGTGTTTGCCACTAGTGACATTTATATTTTGTGATACATATTAATGCAATTAGACTTTTTTAACCTTGTTATGCATATTTTGAATGATACTTGGTTTGCCTTGTATGCTTTTCAGGTGAGGCTGAAAAGGAGTATTGGAGCTTCCTCCGTGGTAATCAAGATAAGTACCGGGAAAACAAGGGCAACCGAGGAAGGTTAGTTTGAGTATACATGTGGCCTATTTTCACACCATCAATCAGAACAAAAACTTTTTGACTGCATTTTTCCACTGTCACCTGCAAAGTCCCTATTTAATGTTTCTCCCATTTTGTCAAATTGTACTTGCCCATTGTAGGGGAGGAAAATACAATAGAGGTGGGAAACATAATCGCTCTAGAGAAAATGATAGTGCAAGAGGTCGCCCAAACAAAGCTCAGAAAGTTGAAGCGGCATGAGTGTTCTAAATCAGTAATGGGATAATTTTTTCAGGACACCTTCAGACTTTTTGGCGAAATACTGCTTCCTTCTTGATCTCCTGGTGTTTGTCATCAGCTATATAAGTTATGttcttcataaaatatataatgtcTTTGCTCCCTTTCTATGTAACTCTAATTTAACCAAGTTACCTCTTTTCTAAGCTTTCCCTCTTGATTCTGTAATTGCAAACGAATAACGAATTTACTTCacaaattttggtagtttggttttatttgttaTCATTCTTTCAAGTTTTTAGTTGGTGGCActtgcaaaaaaagaaaagaccagTTGAATACCAGAAATCTGATGATGCATGTTTGTTAGAGGGTTCTGTGACATGCATCCTTTTCAGGAGATGTTCTCTCTTAGTCTATAGGAAGGCTCCTTCCAACCATTTTgcttcttttgaattttgagatttctaacttgctctttttttatctttttttatcttattttataatAAGAATAATGCAATTCACACATTCTTTAACTCCTACTTTCACTCACCTTTAGGTACTCTTACTAACCGTTGAATGTAAAGGTACTCTTACTAACcgttggatcaaaattcaataattatttatctcaaattcatATGATTAGAGTCGGTGTATGAGAGTGAAAATGagagtgtgtgtagcattacaCTTTATATAATAGGGCCTCACAGTTGGATCCAAGTATATCCAAGGATTGTTGAATCCCGGGACTTGATAAGATAGATGGTTAATGGGATCTAGAAATTTATTGCTAAAGCACCTaagaaaatatatgtttttctcAGTAAGCATTAACAATATCTAGggaaattttattgaaaaagcaCCCCTTTTTTTACgtgttattcataaaaatatgcTTTTAACATATTAAGAGATATAggacaattttataaattgatttagaggaaaactgtaaatttattatatgaaccgcccttttttttttgaggattgggttattttttgacttattttagaatttactactatttggttggattttttgCAATATAAT encodes the following:
- the LOC132190669 gene encoding la protein 1: MATPSLDEETTKKVLRQVEFYFSDSNLPRDTFLKKTISESEHGMVDLALICSFTRMRGHLNLENVKPDDVPEDTVKAVAETLKKSTSLKVSEDGKKVGRTTELPKPEDVIEQLDIRTIAASPLGYDVTQEDLENFFGQFSKVNSLRLPRHVGDKRFFCGTALIEFSTEEEAEKVLKQSLVYGGVTLELKPKKDFDIDRARETEEYEKSHSVRGSNRKNNSNAEPNYPKGLIIAFTLKSMSDGGSTEQNGTNDTANDDKIVCKTGGGLDSSKNETRVTEKMAEKNINEDETPGENIENDRKEKVDQNNGLEGEEKETEEIEKSSEGATEMSDEKEEKRTAASFMDDMNVVLREDLKDVFQKYGTVKFIDFKIGAPSGYIRFEEPEAAQKARAAAVLAEQEGLLVKSYIAVLEPVTGEAEKEYWSFLRGNQDKYRENKGNRGRGGKYNRGGKHNRSRENDSARGRPNKAQKVEAA